The Amblyomma americanum isolate KBUSLIRL-KWMA chromosome 6, ASM5285725v1, whole genome shotgun sequence genome has a window encoding:
- the mnb gene encoding minibrain isoform X7, translating to MDTPDDPVLLAKQSDWNKASQLFHLDSIRVKREQQQQQQGGVVTGAGAKGGNATYGRLVTQDLLAAMATDPQHLPFKFRDPSQAPLRKLSVDLIKTYKHINEVYYAKKKRRAQQPQGDDQSHKKERKLYNEGFDDDNHDYIIRNGERFLDRYEIDSLIGKGSFGQVVKAYDREEQCFVAIKIIKNKKPFLNQAQIEVKLLEMMNNHESNGTCCHVGKDKIVKLKGHFMWRNHLCLVFELLSYNLYDLLRNTNFSGVSLNLTRKFAQQMCTALVFLSSPDLSIIHCDLKPENILLCNPKRSAIKIVDFGSSCQLGQRIYQYIQSRFYRSPEVLLGIPYDMAIDMWSLGCILVEMHTGEPLFSGANEVDQMNKIVEVLGLPPKALLDKAHKARKYFEKLPDGSYVLKKTKDGKKQYRAPGTRRLHEVLGVETGGPGGRRLAEPGHSVADYLKFRDLVLRMLDYDPKGRITPHHALQHSFFRRTADEGTNTSTSPAALEGSASTAASCLMLMAPQQAALNNGTSSASSSSASSGASSSSSSSSRTRSDPASMLHSSLHCMMAPSKAAGASSAEARCSRGRLVAEPQLPPQLPQQPLQQQRLSPMDTLGYHHGYGAPYARAPDGEDSPMLGVCVDSAPVVSH from the exons gtgaacagcagcagcagcagcaagggggCGTGGTGACGGGCGCTGGGGCCAAAGGGGGCAATGCCACGTACGGCCGCCTCGTGACCCAGGACCTGCTGGCAGCAATGGCCACGGATCCCCAACACTTGCCCTTCAAGTTCAGGGACCCCAGCCAGGCGCCCCTGCGGAAGCTCAGCGTGGACCTCATCAAGACCTACAAACACATCAACGAG GTCTACTATGCAAAAAAGAAGCGGCGTGCGCAGCAGCCCCAAGGAGATGACCAGAGCCACAAGAAAGAGCGCAAGCTGTACAACGAGGGCTTCGATGATGACAACCACGATTACATCATTCGCAACGGGGAGCGATTCTTGGACCGCTACGAGATTGACTCCCTTATTGGCAAGGGTTCCTTTGGTCAG GTAGTGAAAGCGTATGACCGAGAGGAACAGTGTTTCGTGGCCATCAAAATCATCAAGAACAAGAAGCCGTTCCTAAACCAAGCTCAAATAGAGGTGAAGCTCCTTGAGATGATGAACAATCATGAAAGCAATGGCACCTGCTGTCATGTGGGCAAGGACAAAATAG TGAAGTTAAAGGGCCACTTCATGTGGCGCAACCACCTCTGCCTGGTCTTCGAGCTGCTCTCGTACAACCTGTACGACCTGCTGCGCAACACCAACTTCAGTGGGGTCTCGCTGAACCTGACACGCAAGTTTGCCCAGCAGATGTGCACTGCATTGGTGTTCCTCTCCAGCCCGGACTTGAGCATCATCCACTGCGACCTGAAGCCCGAGAACATCCTGTTGTGCAACCCCAAGCGGAGTGCCATCAAGATTGTGGACTTTGGCAGCTCGTGCCAGCTGGGGCAGCGTATCTATCAGTACATTCAGAGCCGGTTCTACCGGTCGCCCGAGGTCCTCCTGGGCATCCCCTACGACATGGCCATTGACATGTGGAGCCTCGGCTGCATCCTGGTCGAGATGCACACGGGCGAGCCGCTCTTTAGCGGGGCCAATGAG GTGGACCAGATGAACAAAATAGTGGAGGTGCTTGGGCTTCCACCCAAGGCTCTCTTGGACAAGGCCCACAAGGCACGCAAGTACTTCGAGAAGCTTCCAGACGGCAGCTATGTGCTCAAGAAGACCAAGGACGGCAAGAAG CAGTACCGTGCCCCTGGTACCAGGCGGCTGCACGAAGTGCTCGGCGTGGAAACAGGAGGCCCCGGAGGGCGGAGGTTGGCCGAGCCAGGGCACTCAGTCGCAGACTACCTAAAGTTCCGCGACCTGGTGCTGCGCATGCTTGACTATGACCCCAAG GGGCGCATCACACCACATCACGCACTGCAGCACTCATTCTTTCGGCGCACGGCAGATGAAGGCACCAATACATCGACATCACCGGCTGCATTGGAAGGGAGTGCATCAACGGCCGCATCTTGTCTCATGCTGATGGCGCCACAGCAGGCGGCCCTCAACAACGGCACCTCTTCGGCCTCTTCCTCATCAGCATCTTCAGGTGCAAGCTCCT CGTCCTCATCAAGTAGCCGGACTCGGTCGGACCCTGCGTCCATGCTGCACTCGTCGTTGCACTGCATGATGGCACCTTCCAAGGCGGCAGGCGCCTCCTCCGCAGAGGCCCGATGCAGTCGTGGCCGCCTGGTGGCCGAACCACAGCTGCCTCCACAGCTGCCCCAGCAGCCTCTGCAGCAGCAGCGCCTCAGCCCGATGGATACCCTCGGTTACCACCATGGCTACGGCGCCCCGTATGCGCGGGCGCCTGATGGCGAGGACTCGCCCATGCTGGGTGTCTGCGTCGACTCGGCACCTGTCGTCTCTCATTGA
- the mnb gene encoding minibrain isoform X8 has product MATDPQHLPFKFRDPSQAPLRKLSVDLIKTYKHINEVYYAKKKRRAQQPQGDDQSHKKERKLYNEGFDDDNHDYIIRNGERFLDRYEIDSLIGKGSFGQVVKAYDREEQCFVAIKIIKNKKPFLNQAQIEVKLLEMMNNHESNGTCCHVGKDKIVKLKGHFMWRNHLCLVFELLSYNLYDLLRNTNFSGVSLNLTRKFAQQMCTALVFLSSPDLSIIHCDLKPENILLCNPKRSAIKIVDFGSSCQLGQRIYQYIQSRFYRSPEVLLGIPYDMAIDMWSLGCILVEMHTGEPLFSGANEVDQMNKIVEVLGLPPKALLDKAHKARKYFEKLPDGSYVLKKTKDGKKQYRAPGTRRLHEVLGVETGGPGGRRLAEPGHSVADYLKFRDLVLRMLDYDPKGRITPHHALQHSFFRRTADEGTNTSTSPAALEGSASTAASCLMLMAPQQAALNNGTSSASSSSASSGASSSASSSSSRTRSDPASMLHSSLHCMMAPSKAAGASSAEARCSRGRLVAEPQLPPQLPQQPLQQQRLSPMDTLGYHHGYGAPYARAPDGEDSPMLGVCVDSAPVVSH; this is encoded by the exons ATGGCCACGGATCCCCAACACTTGCCCTTCAAGTTCAGGGACCCCAGCCAGGCGCCCCTGCGGAAGCTCAGCGTGGACCTCATCAAGACCTACAAACACATCAACGAG GTCTACTATGCAAAAAAGAAGCGGCGTGCGCAGCAGCCCCAAGGAGATGACCAGAGCCACAAGAAAGAGCGCAAGCTGTACAACGAGGGCTTCGATGATGACAACCACGATTACATCATTCGCAACGGGGAGCGATTCTTGGACCGCTACGAGATTGACTCCCTTATTGGCAAGGGTTCCTTTGGTCAG GTAGTGAAAGCGTATGACCGAGAGGAACAGTGTTTCGTGGCCATCAAAATCATCAAGAACAAGAAGCCGTTCCTAAACCAAGCTCAAATAGAGGTGAAGCTCCTTGAGATGATGAACAATCATGAAAGCAATGGCACCTGCTGTCATGTGGGCAAGGACAAAATAG TGAAGTTAAAGGGCCACTTCATGTGGCGCAACCACCTCTGCCTGGTCTTCGAGCTGCTCTCGTACAACCTGTACGACCTGCTGCGCAACACCAACTTCAGTGGGGTCTCGCTGAACCTGACACGCAAGTTTGCCCAGCAGATGTGCACTGCATTGGTGTTCCTCTCCAGCCCGGACTTGAGCATCATCCACTGCGACCTGAAGCCCGAGAACATCCTGTTGTGCAACCCCAAGCGGAGTGCCATCAAGATTGTGGACTTTGGCAGCTCGTGCCAGCTGGGGCAGCGTATCTATCAGTACATTCAGAGCCGGTTCTACCGGTCGCCCGAGGTCCTCCTGGGCATCCCCTACGACATGGCCATTGACATGTGGAGCCTCGGCTGCATCCTGGTCGAGATGCACACGGGCGAGCCGCTCTTTAGCGGGGCCAATGAG GTGGACCAGATGAACAAAATAGTGGAGGTGCTTGGGCTTCCACCCAAGGCTCTCTTGGACAAGGCCCACAAGGCACGCAAGTACTTCGAGAAGCTTCCAGACGGCAGCTATGTGCTCAAGAAGACCAAGGACGGCAAGAAG CAGTACCGTGCCCCTGGTACCAGGCGGCTGCACGAAGTGCTCGGCGTGGAAACAGGAGGCCCCGGAGGGCGGAGGTTGGCCGAGCCAGGGCACTCAGTCGCAGACTACCTAAAGTTCCGCGACCTGGTGCTGCGCATGCTTGACTATGACCCCAAG GGGCGCATCACACCACATCACGCACTGCAGCACTCATTCTTTCGGCGCACGGCAGATGAAGGCACCAATACATCGACATCACCGGCTGCATTGGAAGGGAGTGCATCAACGGCCGCATCTTGTCTCATGCTGATGGCGCCACAGCAGGCGGCCCTCAACAACGGCACCTCTTCGGCCTCTTCCTCATCAGCATCTTCAGGTGCAAGCTCCT CAGCGTCCTCATCAAGTAGCCGGACTCGGTCGGACCCTGCGTCCATGCTGCACTCGTCGTTGCACTGCATGATGGCACCTTCCAAGGCGGCAGGCGCCTCCTCCGCAGAGGCCCGATGCAGTCGTGGCCGCCTGGTGGCCGAACCACAGCTGCCTCCACAGCTGCCCCAGCAGCCTCTGCAGCAGCAGCGCCTCAGCCCGATGGATACCCTCGGTTACCACCATGGCTACGGCGCCCCGTATGCGCGGGCGCCTGATGGCGAGGACTCGCCCATGCTGGGTGTCTGCGTCGACTCGGCACCTGTCGTCTCTCATTGA
- the mnb gene encoding minibrain isoform X6, translated as MDTPDDPVLLAKQSDWNKASQLFHLDSIRVKREQQQQQQGGVVTGAGAKGGNATYGRLVTQDLLAAMATDPQHLPFKFRDPSQAPLRKLSVDLIKTYKHINEVYYAKKKRRAQQPQGDDQSHKKERKLYNEGFDDDNHDYIIRNGERFLDRYEIDSLIGKGSFGQVVKAYDREEQCFVAIKIIKNKKPFLNQAQIEVKLLEMMNNHESNGTCCHVGKDKIVKLKGHFMWRNHLCLVFELLSYNLYDLLRNTNFSGVSLNLTRKFAQQMCTALVFLSSPDLSIIHCDLKPENILLCNPKRSAIKIVDFGSSCQLGQRIYQYIQSRFYRSPEVLLGIPYDMAIDMWSLGCILVEMHTGEPLFSGANEVDQMNKIVEVLGLPPKALLDKAHKARKYFEKLPDGSYVLKKTKDGKKQYRAPGTRRLHEVLGVETGGPGGRRLAEPGHSVADYLKFRDLVLRMLDYDPKGRITPHHALQHSFFRRTADEGTNTSTSPAALEGSASTAASCLMLMAPQQAALNNGTSSASSSSASSGASSSASSSSSRTRSDPASMLHSSLHCMMAPSKAAGASSAEARCSRGRLVAEPQLPPQLPQQPLQQQRLSPMDTLGYHHGYGAPYARAPDGEDSPMLGVCVDSAPVVSH; from the exons gtgaacagcagcagcagcagcaagggggCGTGGTGACGGGCGCTGGGGCCAAAGGGGGCAATGCCACGTACGGCCGCCTCGTGACCCAGGACCTGCTGGCAGCAATGGCCACGGATCCCCAACACTTGCCCTTCAAGTTCAGGGACCCCAGCCAGGCGCCCCTGCGGAAGCTCAGCGTGGACCTCATCAAGACCTACAAACACATCAACGAG GTCTACTATGCAAAAAAGAAGCGGCGTGCGCAGCAGCCCCAAGGAGATGACCAGAGCCACAAGAAAGAGCGCAAGCTGTACAACGAGGGCTTCGATGATGACAACCACGATTACATCATTCGCAACGGGGAGCGATTCTTGGACCGCTACGAGATTGACTCCCTTATTGGCAAGGGTTCCTTTGGTCAG GTAGTGAAAGCGTATGACCGAGAGGAACAGTGTTTCGTGGCCATCAAAATCATCAAGAACAAGAAGCCGTTCCTAAACCAAGCTCAAATAGAGGTGAAGCTCCTTGAGATGATGAACAATCATGAAAGCAATGGCACCTGCTGTCATGTGGGCAAGGACAAAATAG TGAAGTTAAAGGGCCACTTCATGTGGCGCAACCACCTCTGCCTGGTCTTCGAGCTGCTCTCGTACAACCTGTACGACCTGCTGCGCAACACCAACTTCAGTGGGGTCTCGCTGAACCTGACACGCAAGTTTGCCCAGCAGATGTGCACTGCATTGGTGTTCCTCTCCAGCCCGGACTTGAGCATCATCCACTGCGACCTGAAGCCCGAGAACATCCTGTTGTGCAACCCCAAGCGGAGTGCCATCAAGATTGTGGACTTTGGCAGCTCGTGCCAGCTGGGGCAGCGTATCTATCAGTACATTCAGAGCCGGTTCTACCGGTCGCCCGAGGTCCTCCTGGGCATCCCCTACGACATGGCCATTGACATGTGGAGCCTCGGCTGCATCCTGGTCGAGATGCACACGGGCGAGCCGCTCTTTAGCGGGGCCAATGAG GTGGACCAGATGAACAAAATAGTGGAGGTGCTTGGGCTTCCACCCAAGGCTCTCTTGGACAAGGCCCACAAGGCACGCAAGTACTTCGAGAAGCTTCCAGACGGCAGCTATGTGCTCAAGAAGACCAAGGACGGCAAGAAG CAGTACCGTGCCCCTGGTACCAGGCGGCTGCACGAAGTGCTCGGCGTGGAAACAGGAGGCCCCGGAGGGCGGAGGTTGGCCGAGCCAGGGCACTCAGTCGCAGACTACCTAAAGTTCCGCGACCTGGTGCTGCGCATGCTTGACTATGACCCCAAG GGGCGCATCACACCACATCACGCACTGCAGCACTCATTCTTTCGGCGCACGGCAGATGAAGGCACCAATACATCGACATCACCGGCTGCATTGGAAGGGAGTGCATCAACGGCCGCATCTTGTCTCATGCTGATGGCGCCACAGCAGGCGGCCCTCAACAACGGCACCTCTTCGGCCTCTTCCTCATCAGCATCTTCAGGTGCAAGCTCCT CAGCGTCCTCATCAAGTAGCCGGACTCGGTCGGACCCTGCGTCCATGCTGCACTCGTCGTTGCACTGCATGATGGCACCTTCCAAGGCGGCAGGCGCCTCCTCCGCAGAGGCCCGATGCAGTCGTGGCCGCCTGGTGGCCGAACCACAGCTGCCTCCACAGCTGCCCCAGCAGCCTCTGCAGCAGCAGCGCCTCAGCCCGATGGATACCCTCGGTTACCACCATGGCTACGGCGCCCCGTATGCGCGGGCGCCTGATGGCGAGGACTCGCCCATGCTGGGTGTCTGCGTCGACTCGGCACCTGTCGTCTCTCATTGA
- the mnb gene encoding minibrain isoform X9 has translation MATDPQHLPFKFRDPSQAPLRKLSVDLIKTYKHINEVYYAKKKRRAQQPQGDDQSHKKERKLYNEGFDDDNHDYIIRNGERFLDRYEIDSLIGKGSFGQVVKAYDREEQCFVAIKIIKNKKPFLNQAQIEVKLLEMMNNHESNGTCCHVGKDKIVKLKGHFMWRNHLCLVFELLSYNLYDLLRNTNFSGVSLNLTRKFAQQMCTALVFLSSPDLSIIHCDLKPENILLCNPKRSAIKIVDFGSSCQLGQRIYQYIQSRFYRSPEVLLGIPYDMAIDMWSLGCILVEMHTGEPLFSGANEVDQMNKIVEVLGLPPKALLDKAHKARKYFEKLPDGSYVLKKTKDGKKQYRAPGTRRLHEVLGVETGGPGGRRLAEPGHSVADYLKFRDLVLRMLDYDPKGRITPHHALQHSFFRRTADEGTNTSTSPAALEGSASTAASCLMLMAPQQAALNNGTSSASSSSASSGASSSSSSSSRTRSDPASMLHSSLHCMMAPSKAAGASSAEARCSRGRLVAEPQLPPQLPQQPLQQQRLSPMDTLGYHHGYGAPYARAPDGEDSPMLGVCVDSAPVVSH, from the exons ATGGCCACGGATCCCCAACACTTGCCCTTCAAGTTCAGGGACCCCAGCCAGGCGCCCCTGCGGAAGCTCAGCGTGGACCTCATCAAGACCTACAAACACATCAACGAG GTCTACTATGCAAAAAAGAAGCGGCGTGCGCAGCAGCCCCAAGGAGATGACCAGAGCCACAAGAAAGAGCGCAAGCTGTACAACGAGGGCTTCGATGATGACAACCACGATTACATCATTCGCAACGGGGAGCGATTCTTGGACCGCTACGAGATTGACTCCCTTATTGGCAAGGGTTCCTTTGGTCAG GTAGTGAAAGCGTATGACCGAGAGGAACAGTGTTTCGTGGCCATCAAAATCATCAAGAACAAGAAGCCGTTCCTAAACCAAGCTCAAATAGAGGTGAAGCTCCTTGAGATGATGAACAATCATGAAAGCAATGGCACCTGCTGTCATGTGGGCAAGGACAAAATAG TGAAGTTAAAGGGCCACTTCATGTGGCGCAACCACCTCTGCCTGGTCTTCGAGCTGCTCTCGTACAACCTGTACGACCTGCTGCGCAACACCAACTTCAGTGGGGTCTCGCTGAACCTGACACGCAAGTTTGCCCAGCAGATGTGCACTGCATTGGTGTTCCTCTCCAGCCCGGACTTGAGCATCATCCACTGCGACCTGAAGCCCGAGAACATCCTGTTGTGCAACCCCAAGCGGAGTGCCATCAAGATTGTGGACTTTGGCAGCTCGTGCCAGCTGGGGCAGCGTATCTATCAGTACATTCAGAGCCGGTTCTACCGGTCGCCCGAGGTCCTCCTGGGCATCCCCTACGACATGGCCATTGACATGTGGAGCCTCGGCTGCATCCTGGTCGAGATGCACACGGGCGAGCCGCTCTTTAGCGGGGCCAATGAG GTGGACCAGATGAACAAAATAGTGGAGGTGCTTGGGCTTCCACCCAAGGCTCTCTTGGACAAGGCCCACAAGGCACGCAAGTACTTCGAGAAGCTTCCAGACGGCAGCTATGTGCTCAAGAAGACCAAGGACGGCAAGAAG CAGTACCGTGCCCCTGGTACCAGGCGGCTGCACGAAGTGCTCGGCGTGGAAACAGGAGGCCCCGGAGGGCGGAGGTTGGCCGAGCCAGGGCACTCAGTCGCAGACTACCTAAAGTTCCGCGACCTGGTGCTGCGCATGCTTGACTATGACCCCAAG GGGCGCATCACACCACATCACGCACTGCAGCACTCATTCTTTCGGCGCACGGCAGATGAAGGCACCAATACATCGACATCACCGGCTGCATTGGAAGGGAGTGCATCAACGGCCGCATCTTGTCTCATGCTGATGGCGCCACAGCAGGCGGCCCTCAACAACGGCACCTCTTCGGCCTCTTCCTCATCAGCATCTTCAGGTGCAAGCTCCT CGTCCTCATCAAGTAGCCGGACTCGGTCGGACCCTGCGTCCATGCTGCACTCGTCGTTGCACTGCATGATGGCACCTTCCAAGGCGGCAGGCGCCTCCTCCGCAGAGGCCCGATGCAGTCGTGGCCGCCTGGTGGCCGAACCACAGCTGCCTCCACAGCTGCCCCAGCAGCCTCTGCAGCAGCAGCGCCTCAGCCCGATGGATACCCTCGGTTACCACCATGGCTACGGCGCCCCGTATGCGCGGGCGCCTGATGGCGAGGACTCGCCCATGCTGGGTGTCTGCGTCGACTCGGCACCTGTCGTCTCTCATTGA
- the mnb gene encoding minibrain isoform X2, whose translation MVVARSDGAAAAGMDTPDDPVLLAKQSDWNKASQLFHLDSIRVKREQQQQQQGGVVTGAGAKGGNATYGRLVTQDLLAAMATDPQHLPFKFRDPSQAPLRKLSVDLIKTYKHINEVYYAKKKRRAQQPQGDDQSHKKERKLYNEGFDDDNHDYIIRNGERFLDRYEIDSLIGKGSFGQVVKAYDREEQCFVAIKIIKNKKPFLNQAQIEVKLLEMMNNHESNGTCCHVGKDKIVKLKGHFMWRNHLCLVFELLSYNLYDLLRNTNFSGVSLNLTRKFAQQMCTALVFLSSPDLSIIHCDLKPENILLCNPKRSAIKIVDFGSSCQLGQRIYQYIQSRFYRSPEVLLGIPYDMAIDMWSLGCILVEMHTGEPLFSGANEVDQMNKIVEVLGLPPKALLDKAHKARKYFEKLPDGSYVLKKTKDGKKQYRAPGTRRLHEVLGVETGGPGGRRLAEPGHSVADYLKFRDLVLRMLDYDPKGRITPHHALQHSFFRRTADEGTNTSTSPAALEGSASTAASCLMLMAPQQAALNNGTSSASSSSASSGASSSSSSSSRTRSDPASMLHSSLHCMMAPSKAAGASSAEARCSRGRLVAEPQLPPQLPQQPLQQQRLSPMDTLGYHHGYGAPYARAPDGEDSPMLGVCVDSAPVVSH comes from the exons gtgaacagcagcagcagcagcaagggggCGTGGTGACGGGCGCTGGGGCCAAAGGGGGCAATGCCACGTACGGCCGCCTCGTGACCCAGGACCTGCTGGCAGCAATGGCCACGGATCCCCAACACTTGCCCTTCAAGTTCAGGGACCCCAGCCAGGCGCCCCTGCGGAAGCTCAGCGTGGACCTCATCAAGACCTACAAACACATCAACGAG GTCTACTATGCAAAAAAGAAGCGGCGTGCGCAGCAGCCCCAAGGAGATGACCAGAGCCACAAGAAAGAGCGCAAGCTGTACAACGAGGGCTTCGATGATGACAACCACGATTACATCATTCGCAACGGGGAGCGATTCTTGGACCGCTACGAGATTGACTCCCTTATTGGCAAGGGTTCCTTTGGTCAG GTAGTGAAAGCGTATGACCGAGAGGAACAGTGTTTCGTGGCCATCAAAATCATCAAGAACAAGAAGCCGTTCCTAAACCAAGCTCAAATAGAGGTGAAGCTCCTTGAGATGATGAACAATCATGAAAGCAATGGCACCTGCTGTCATGTGGGCAAGGACAAAATAG TGAAGTTAAAGGGCCACTTCATGTGGCGCAACCACCTCTGCCTGGTCTTCGAGCTGCTCTCGTACAACCTGTACGACCTGCTGCGCAACACCAACTTCAGTGGGGTCTCGCTGAACCTGACACGCAAGTTTGCCCAGCAGATGTGCACTGCATTGGTGTTCCTCTCCAGCCCGGACTTGAGCATCATCCACTGCGACCTGAAGCCCGAGAACATCCTGTTGTGCAACCCCAAGCGGAGTGCCATCAAGATTGTGGACTTTGGCAGCTCGTGCCAGCTGGGGCAGCGTATCTATCAGTACATTCAGAGCCGGTTCTACCGGTCGCCCGAGGTCCTCCTGGGCATCCCCTACGACATGGCCATTGACATGTGGAGCCTCGGCTGCATCCTGGTCGAGATGCACACGGGCGAGCCGCTCTTTAGCGGGGCCAATGAG GTGGACCAGATGAACAAAATAGTGGAGGTGCTTGGGCTTCCACCCAAGGCTCTCTTGGACAAGGCCCACAAGGCACGCAAGTACTTCGAGAAGCTTCCAGACGGCAGCTATGTGCTCAAGAAGACCAAGGACGGCAAGAAG CAGTACCGTGCCCCTGGTACCAGGCGGCTGCACGAAGTGCTCGGCGTGGAAACAGGAGGCCCCGGAGGGCGGAGGTTGGCCGAGCCAGGGCACTCAGTCGCAGACTACCTAAAGTTCCGCGACCTGGTGCTGCGCATGCTTGACTATGACCCCAAG GGGCGCATCACACCACATCACGCACTGCAGCACTCATTCTTTCGGCGCACGGCAGATGAAGGCACCAATACATCGACATCACCGGCTGCATTGGAAGGGAGTGCATCAACGGCCGCATCTTGTCTCATGCTGATGGCGCCACAGCAGGCGGCCCTCAACAACGGCACCTCTTCGGCCTCTTCCTCATCAGCATCTTCAGGTGCAAGCTCCT CGTCCTCATCAAGTAGCCGGACTCGGTCGGACCCTGCGTCCATGCTGCACTCGTCGTTGCACTGCATGATGGCACCTTCCAAGGCGGCAGGCGCCTCCTCCGCAGAGGCCCGATGCAGTCGTGGCCGCCTGGTGGCCGAACCACAGCTGCCTCCACAGCTGCCCCAGCAGCCTCTGCAGCAGCAGCGCCTCAGCCCGATGGATACCCTCGGTTACCACCATGGCTACGGCGCCCCGTATGCGCGGGCGCCTGATGGCGAGGACTCGCCCATGCTGGGTGTCTGCGTCGACTCGGCACCTGTCGTCTCTCATTGA
- the mnb gene encoding minibrain isoform X3 gives MVVARSDGAAAAGMDTPDDPVLLAKQSDWNKASQLFHLDSIRVKREQQQQQQGGVVTGAGAKGGNATYGRLVTQDLLAAMATDPQHLPFKFRDPSQAPLRKLSVDLIKTYKHINEVYYAKKKRRAQQPQGDDQSHKKERKLYNEGFDDDNHDYIIRNGERFLDRYEIDSLIGKGSFGQVVKAYDREEQCFVAIKIIKNKKPFLNQAQIEVKLLEMMNNHESNGTCCHVGKDKIVKLKGHFMWRNHLCLVFELLSYNLYDLLRNTNFSGVSLNLTRKFAQQMCTALVFLSSPDLSIIHCDLKPENILLCNPKRSAIKIVDFGSSCQLGQRIYQYIQSRFYRSPEVLLGIPYDMAIDMWSLGCILVEMHTGEPLFSGANEVDQMNKIVEVLGLPPKALLDKAHKARKYFEKLPDGSYVLKKTKDGKKYRAPGTRRLHEVLGVETGGPGGRRLAEPGHSVADYLKFRDLVLRMLDYDPKGRITPHHALQHSFFRRTADEGTNTSTSPAALEGSASTAASCLMLMAPQQAALNNGTSSASSSSASSGASSSASSSSSRTRSDPASMLHSSLHCMMAPSKAAGASSAEARCSRGRLVAEPQLPPQLPQQPLQQQRLSPMDTLGYHHGYGAPYARAPDGEDSPMLGVCVDSAPVVSH, from the exons gtgaacagcagcagcagcagcaagggggCGTGGTGACGGGCGCTGGGGCCAAAGGGGGCAATGCCACGTACGGCCGCCTCGTGACCCAGGACCTGCTGGCAGCAATGGCCACGGATCCCCAACACTTGCCCTTCAAGTTCAGGGACCCCAGCCAGGCGCCCCTGCGGAAGCTCAGCGTGGACCTCATCAAGACCTACAAACACATCAACGAG GTCTACTATGCAAAAAAGAAGCGGCGTGCGCAGCAGCCCCAAGGAGATGACCAGAGCCACAAGAAAGAGCGCAAGCTGTACAACGAGGGCTTCGATGATGACAACCACGATTACATCATTCGCAACGGGGAGCGATTCTTGGACCGCTACGAGATTGACTCCCTTATTGGCAAGGGTTCCTTTGGTCAG GTAGTGAAAGCGTATGACCGAGAGGAACAGTGTTTCGTGGCCATCAAAATCATCAAGAACAAGAAGCCGTTCCTAAACCAAGCTCAAATAGAGGTGAAGCTCCTTGAGATGATGAACAATCATGAAAGCAATGGCACCTGCTGTCATGTGGGCAAGGACAAAATAG TGAAGTTAAAGGGCCACTTCATGTGGCGCAACCACCTCTGCCTGGTCTTCGAGCTGCTCTCGTACAACCTGTACGACCTGCTGCGCAACACCAACTTCAGTGGGGTCTCGCTGAACCTGACACGCAAGTTTGCCCAGCAGATGTGCACTGCATTGGTGTTCCTCTCCAGCCCGGACTTGAGCATCATCCACTGCGACCTGAAGCCCGAGAACATCCTGTTGTGCAACCCCAAGCGGAGTGCCATCAAGATTGTGGACTTTGGCAGCTCGTGCCAGCTGGGGCAGCGTATCTATCAGTACATTCAGAGCCGGTTCTACCGGTCGCCCGAGGTCCTCCTGGGCATCCCCTACGACATGGCCATTGACATGTGGAGCCTCGGCTGCATCCTGGTCGAGATGCACACGGGCGAGCCGCTCTTTAGCGGGGCCAATGAG GTGGACCAGATGAACAAAATAGTGGAGGTGCTTGGGCTTCCACCCAAGGCTCTCTTGGACAAGGCCCACAAGGCACGCAAGTACTTCGAGAAGCTTCCAGACGGCAGCTATGTGCTCAAGAAGACCAAGGACGGCAAGAAG TACCGTGCCCCTGGTACCAGGCGGCTGCACGAAGTGCTCGGCGTGGAAACAGGAGGCCCCGGAGGGCGGAGGTTGGCCGAGCCAGGGCACTCAGTCGCAGACTACCTAAAGTTCCGCGACCTGGTGCTGCGCATGCTTGACTATGACCCCAAG GGGCGCATCACACCACATCACGCACTGCAGCACTCATTCTTTCGGCGCACGGCAGATGAAGGCACCAATACATCGACATCACCGGCTGCATTGGAAGGGAGTGCATCAACGGCCGCATCTTGTCTCATGCTGATGGCGCCACAGCAGGCGGCCCTCAACAACGGCACCTCTTCGGCCTCTTCCTCATCAGCATCTTCAGGTGCAAGCTCCT CAGCGTCCTCATCAAGTAGCCGGACTCGGTCGGACCCTGCGTCCATGCTGCACTCGTCGTTGCACTGCATGATGGCACCTTCCAAGGCGGCAGGCGCCTCCTCCGCAGAGGCCCGATGCAGTCGTGGCCGCCTGGTGGCCGAACCACAGCTGCCTCCACAGCTGCCCCAGCAGCCTCTGCAGCAGCAGCGCCTCAGCCCGATGGATACCCTCGGTTACCACCATGGCTACGGCGCCCCGTATGCGCGGGCGCCTGATGGCGAGGACTCGCCCATGCTGGGTGTCTGCGTCGACTCGGCACCTGTCGTCTCTCATTGA